A genomic stretch from Neospora caninum Liverpool complete genome, chromosome III includes:
- a CDS encoding putative IMPortin-alpha re-exporter, translating into MSVGAPAGAAAGAPGALQALAAQLPLAALLEETLAANPAAIRCAEEELQRRSGTEAFAKDLLLLLVGADASPAAKQAGAIYFKNYIRRLWDVDPQQGGISEANRVLVKEHLLCLLLAPSTEKRVQMQLADALARIAETDLPLDWPTLLPELSQKHLVPTVASLQQSPSAAEQKALLQQQVAALEILHAVLKKYRSALRSDDVLLELQQVLPATQEPLLQVFGTALKLLEVAIAESGAGDHSAGAAVNGSKAVTNCPELLEVLLLASKVFFSLNTVDLPEFFEDHLRDFIGGFVVLLRLGLAPQQIDPSADADEDIPGLLEKVATQVCINLKLYADKYQEEFQPFVAVCTHAVWENMQKITSKQRYDFLAAAAMDFLSSAASTAWQAPEGAPEGTSGDPFADANLLKEICEKIIVPNVQLSDYDIELIEDSPLEFTRRDLDGGEHHATRRSSALELVKSLSKLHDEAITTLLLQIVNVLSAQASSLGGGETLRGERLVDASTFLVMAVGIRGSTRFRGVQAVNARVDVEAFFKASLLEELKKPDINKHVIVRLAAIKVIAAFRNKFDVQLLHGVLPLLVAHLASSQVIVHTYAAYALERLLNTKQNGKFKIDKASAAPLLKQATEILLRLLETTRSRASTDGLFENEFIMSCLLRIFIFLKEDAMSTAMPALSVVLACIQAVAAKLSNPSFSHYLFECLATLVKIVSASTEHRAQMEAQVIPVLSVLIQQTLHDFIPYCFQVLGLLLETAEDRNAATSQLYVELYRHLLQPSVWAASQGNVPALIRLIGSYCRRHVLFTDLIKDNMQTLLERFQYCLYHKKLMSASFDLLNTVFKLLPFPFYAQYFNMILTVLLKRVHELNKRQGVCRDVCLSLMVFQCKSEDPSSLVNALETIQPNLSQQVLSFIVLPAVAASPTSPLRVKKVLILGLARMATCPAVTANKPLLSATLEALAMLISKKEEEERSVQRTQAATKELALEEEDDGPGLGGAGTAAEFDVTYARLAAADVAQSKDLVEEVTDVQGSVQRCLTPLRGDIEELAKRGANVKPLLPFVCL; encoded by the exons ATGAGCGTCGGAGCCCCAGCCGGGGCGGCTGCAGGAGCGCCCGGCGCCCTTCAGGCGCTCGCAGCTCAGCTTCCGCTGGCGGCGCTCTTGGAGGAGACGCTGGCTGCCAACCCCGCGGCCATTCgctgcgcagaagaagagctgCAAAGACGCAGCGGCACCGAGGCGTTCGCCAAAgaccttctcctcctcctcgtcggggcagacgcgtcgcctgctgcgAAACAGGCTG GTGCGATCTACTTCAAGAACTACATTCGGCGGCTGTGGGACGTGGACCCGCAGCAGGGCGGCATCAGCGAGGCGAATCGAGTGTTGGTGAAGGAGCATCTGTTGTGCCTGTTGCTCGCGCCGTCGACTGAGAAGCGCGTGCAAATGCAACTCGCGGATGCCTTGGCGCGGATTGCGGAGACCGACTTGCCGCTGGACTGGCCAACGCTTCTCCCCGAGTTGAGTCAGAAGCACTTGGTTCCCACGGTGGCTTCGCTCCAGCAGAGTCCGTCTGCCGCTGAGCAGAAGGCGCTGCTCCAGCAGCAAGTCGCCGCCCTGGAGATCCTCCACGCAGTCCTCAAAAAGTACCGGTCGGCCCTCCGCTCGGACGACGTGCTGCTCGAGCTCCAGCAAGTGCTGCCTGCGACCCAGGAGCCGCTGCTCCAGGTCTTTGGCACTGCCTTGAAACTCCTCGAAGTGGCGATTGCAGAGAGCGGGGCGGGTGACCACAGCGCGGGCGCGGCCGTGAACGGCAGCAAGGCCGTCACGAACTGCCCCGAGCTCCTCGaggttcttctcctcgcctccaaagtcttcttctccctcaacACTGTCGACTTGCCCGAGTTCTTCGAGGACCACCTCCGAGATTTCATTGGCGGCTTTGTCGTCCTCCTACGCCTTGGCCTCGCTCCCCAGCAGATCGACCCCAGCGCAGATGCCGACGAAGACATCCCAG GTCTGCTCGAGAAAGTCGCGACGCAAGTGTGCATCAACCTCAAACTCTACGCGGACAAGTATCAGGAAGAGTTCCAGCCTTTCGTCGCCGTGTGCACGCACGCAG tgTGGGAAAACATGCAAAAGATCACGTCGAAACAGCGGTACGATTTCCTGGCCGCCGCTGCGATGGACTTCCTCAGCAGTGCCGCATCGACCGCGTGGCAGGCACCCGAAGGCGCCCCCGAGGGGACATCCGGAGATCCGTTTGCGGATGCCAATCTCCTCAAGGAGATATGCGAGAAAATCATCGTTCCAAACGTGCAGCTGAGCGACTATG ATATCGAGTTGATCGAAGACTCGCCGCTGGAGTTCACGCGGCGAGACCTCGATGGCGGCGAGCACCACGCGACCCGGCGGAGCTCAGCCCTGGAGCTGGTGAAGAGCCTGTCAAAGTTGCACGACGAGGCGATCACCACTCTGCTGCTGCAAATCGTGAACGTCTTGTCCGCGCAGGCGAGCAGCctcggaggcggcgagacgctcCGCGGCGAGCGGCTCGTGGACGCCAGCACTTTCCTCGTCATGGCGGTCGGCATTCGCGGCTCCACGCGGTTCCGAGGTGTCCAGGCGGTCAACGCTCGCGTGGACGTCGAGGCCTTTTTCAAGGCTTCCCTCCTCGAAGAGCTGAAGAAACCCGACATCAACAAGCACGTCATtgttcgcctcgccgccatCAAAGTCATCGCGGCGTTCCGGAACAAATTCGACGTCCA ATTGCTTCACGGGGTCCTTCCGCTCTTAGTCGCTCACTTGGCCTCGTCTCAAGTTATCGTGCACACCTACGCGGCGTACGCGCTGGAGAGGCTCTTGAACACAAAGCAGAACGGGAAATTTAAAATCGACAAAGCCTCGGCGGCTCCTCTCCTTAAGCAG GCAACTGAgatccttcttcgtctccttgaGACGACACGCAGCAGAGCGTCTACAGATGGCCTCTTTGAGAACGAGTTCATCATGAGCTGTCTGTTGCGGATTTTCATCTTTTTGAAAGAAGACGCAATGTCCACAGCCATGCCAGCCCTTTCTGTCGTCCTCGCGTGCATCCAAGCTGTCGCAGCGAAGCTGTCGAatccctccttctctcatTATCTTTTCGAGTGTCTCGCCACTCTCGTTAAGATCGTCAGTGCCTCGACGGAGCACCGAGCCCAGATGGAGGCGCAGGTCATCCCGGTCCTTAGTGTCCTCATTCAGCAAACCCTCCATGACTTCATTCCATACTGCTTCCAG GTCTTAGGACTCCTtctggagacagcagaagacCGAAACGCGGCGACGTCCCAGCTGTACGTTGAGCTGTATAGACACCTGCTTCAGCCGAGTGTCTGGGCAGCTTCCCAGGGGAACGTACCGGCCCTCATTCGCCTTATTGGTTCCTACTGCCGGCGTCACGTCCTCTTCACTGACTTGATCAAGGATAACATGCAGACACTTTTGGAGAGATTCCAATACTGTCTGTACCACAAGAAACTGATGAGCGCCTCGTTTGACCTGCTCAATACCGTTTTCAAGCTGTTGCCGTTCCCATTCTACGCCCAGTACTTCAACATGATTCTCACTGTCCTCCTCAAACGGGTCCACGAACTGAACAAGCGGCAGGGGGTGTGCCGAgatgtttgtctctctctcatggTCTTCCAG TGCAAAAGTGAAGATCCGTCATCGCTGGTGAACGCGCTCGAAACCATCCAGCCGAACTTGTCGCAGCAGGTCCTCTCTTTCATTGTTCTGCCGGCGGTGGCGGCATCGCCCACCTCCCCCCTCCGTGTGAAGAAAGTCCTGATCCTCGGTTTGGCGCGCATGGCCACCTGCCCGGCAGTTACTGCTAACAAGCCGCTTCTCAGTGCGACGCTGGAAGCGCTTGCCATGCTCATATccaagaaagaagaggaagaacgaa GTGTGCAGCGAACCCAAGCAGCGACGAAAGAGCTGGCactggaggaagaggat GACGGCCCCGGTCTAGGAGGAGCGGGAACGGCAGCGGAGTTCGACGTGACTTACGCCCGGCTGGCTGCTGCCGACGTCGCTCAGTCGAAGGATCTG GTGGAGGAAGTTACCGATGTTCAAGGGAGCGTTCAGCGGTGTCTGACCCCGCTGAGAGGCGACATTGAAGAACTGGCGAAACGGGGAGCGAACGTGAAGCCTCTACTTCctttcgtttgtctctga